The Aureimonas populi genome includes the window GCGAGATGCCCGACGGCGATGGCGAACCTGGAATCCTTGGCCAGTTGCAGGATGTCGTCGTCGTTAATGTGGATGCCGTTCTCCACGAGGTCCGGCAGGTTGCGCGAGAGCACGTCCACGCCGTTGGCCAGCTCCGGCAGGCGGTGGGCCAGGCGAATGAAGGCGTCCAGCCCCTCGCGGGCGTCGCGCAGCTTGCCCTTGGCCCCCAGTTCGTCGCGGATGTAGTCCGCCACCACCGGCTCGGCCGCCGACCACATGTTGAAGCGCGGATCGTAGGTGCGCGCCACGCCCTCCACCACCACCATGGTCTTCTGCAGAAGGATCAGCTCGGGGCGCGTGCGCATCTCGAACAGCTCCGTCACCTCGAAGAGAAGGGTGAGGAGATGGGCCATGGAGATCGTCTCGGCCGACTGCCCGTGGATCGGCTCGCCGATGGCCCGCAGCGCCTGCGCGAAGGACAGGACGTCCTGGCTGCGCGGCACGTAGCCGGCCTCGAAATGCACCTCTGCCACCCGCCGGTAGTCCCGCCGGATGAAGCCGTAGAGAATTTCCGCCAGGAAGCGGCGCGACTGGGCGGGCAGGCGCCCCACGATGCCCAGATCCACCGCCACGATGGTGCCGTCCGGCGCCACGAAGAGGTTTCCCGGATGCATGTCGGCATGGAAGAAGCCGTCGCGCATGGAATGGCGCAGGAAGGACTGGATCAGCGAGACGCCGAGGGCGGGCATGTCGTGCCCCGCCGCCCGCACCGCCTCCACGTCGTTCATCTTGATGCCGTCGATCCACTCCATGGTCAGGACGTCGCGGCCGGTCCTCTCCCAGTCGATGGAGGGCACCCGGAAGCCCGGATCGCCCGCCACGTTCTCGGCCATCTCCGAGGAGGCCGCCGCCTCCAGCCTGAGGTCCATCTCGATGCGGGTGGACTGGGCCAGCGTTTCCACCACCGCCACGGGCCGCAGACGGCGGGAGGAGCGCACGGTCAATTCCAGCGTGCGCGCGATGAAGGAGAAGGCGTCGATCTCGCGCATGAAGCGCTCGCGCACGCCGGGCCGGATCACCTTGACCGCGACGGTCTTCTCGCCCCCCTCGGGCGTGACGATCCGCGCGCGGTGCACCTGCGCGATGGACGCCCCGCCGATGACCTCGCCGAACTCGACATAGAGGTCGGTGATGGAGCGCCCGAGCGAGGCCTCGATGGCCGCCACGGCCTGGCTGGCGGGAAAGGGCGGCACCTTGTCCTGGAGCTGGCCGAGCTCCAGCGCGATGGTCGAGCCGACGATGTCCGGGCGCGTGGCCAGGAACTGGCCGAGCTTGACATAGGAGGGGCCGAGGCGATGCAGGGCCGCCGAGAGCCGGTCCGAGCGCGCCTGCCGCCGTGCCGAGCGGCTGGCGATCATCCCGGCGATGCGGTGGGCAAGGCGCGGGCCCGGCGGCAACCCCTCGGCCGGCAGGGCCGAGAAGACGCCCTCGCGAGCGAGGACGTAGACCGCCCTGACGAGGGCGAGCGTGCCGGTGATCGGGTTCGCCAAGCCTTAGAACTTCCAGCCGGAGTGAATGGCGGCGATGCCGCCGGAGAGATTGCGGTGGGTGACGCGCTCGAAGCCGGCCTTGCGGATCGCGGCCTCGAAATTCGCCTGGTTGGGGAAGCGGCGGATCGACTCCACCAGATATTCGTAGGACGCCCGGTCGCCCGCCACCTTTTCCCCGATCGCCGGGATCGCCTTGAAGGACCATTCCTCGTAAATCCGGTCGAGGAACGGCATGTCGACCTCGGAGAACTCGAGGCACAGGAACCGGCCGCCGGGCTTCAGCACGCGATAGGCCTCGTCCAGCGCCTTGTCGATGCGCGGCACGTTCCGGATGCCGAAGGCGATCGTATAGGCGTCGAAGGAGGCGTCCGGCAGGCTCAGCGACTCCGCGTTGCCCTCCACGAAGGTCAGGTTCGCGTCCAGCTTCTTCTTGGCCGCGCGCTCCGCGCCCACGGCCAGCATGGAGCCGTTGATGTCCAGGACCGTGCCGGTCGCCTGGCGCCCGGACGCCTCCACGATGCGAAAGGCGACGTCGCCCGTGCCGCCCGCCACGTCCACGAACCGCCAGCCCGGCCGGCGCGAGGGCGCGAGCCAGGCGACCATGGCGTTCTTCCACAGGCGGTGCATGCCGCCCGACATGAGGTCGTTCATCAGATCGTAGCGGCCGGCGACGCGGTGGAACACCTCGTCGA containing:
- the ubiB gene encoding 2-polyprenylphenol 6-hydroxylase yields the protein MANPITGTLALVRAVYVLAREGVFSALPAEGLPPGPRLAHRIAGMIASRSARRQARSDRLSAALHRLGPSYVKLGQFLATRPDIVGSTIALELGQLQDKVPPFPASQAVAAIEASLGRSITDLYVEFGEVIGGASIAQVHRARIVTPEGGEKTVAVKVIRPGVRERFMREIDAFSFIARTLELTVRSSRRLRPVAVVETLAQSTRIEMDLRLEAAASSEMAENVAGDPGFRVPSIDWERTGRDVLTMEWIDGIKMNDVEAVRAAGHDMPALGVSLIQSFLRHSMRDGFFHADMHPGNLFVAPDGTIVAVDLGIVGRLPAQSRRFLAEILYGFIRRDYRRVAEVHFEAGYVPRSQDVLSFAQALRAIGEPIHGQSAETISMAHLLTLLFEVTELFEMRTRPELILLQKTMVVVEGVARTYDPRFNMWSAAEPVVADYIRDELGAKGKLRDAREGLDAFIRLAHRLPELANGVDVLSRNLPDLVENGIHINDDDILQLAKDSRFAIAVGHLAQIVTAVALVVIAWQLTFGG
- the ubiE gene encoding bifunctional demethylmenaquinone methyltransferase/2-methoxy-6-polyprenyl-1,4-benzoquinol methylase UbiE; this translates as MARERVSAAEGMETAYGFSTVSGREEKQARVDEVFHRVAGRYDLMNDLMSGGMHRLWKNAMVAWLAPSRRPGWRFVDVAGGTGDVAFRIVEASGRQATGTVLDINGSMLAVGAERAAKKKLDANLTFVEGNAESLSLPDASFDAYTIAFGIRNVPRIDKALDEAYRVLKPGGRFLCLEFSEVDMPFLDRIYEEWSFKAIPAIGEKVAGDRASYEYLVESIRRFPNQANFEAAIRKAGFERVTHRNLSGGIAAIHSGWKF